The genomic window AGGCGAATCTGACTGAAGTTGGAATGGAAAGGAGTTGGTTTAAAGGTGATAAAGGACCAGCAGGTGCCATCCCCTTGGGAAGAAGCTGGGTGAGACTGAAAGGGAatttcctccttctgctttgcagacagGGAGAATAATCCCCAAtcctccttctttcccaccCACCAGCCTACATCTGTGTGACCGTGCTGAAGCCAGAAGGAACTTCCTTGTTGTCCACATTGATGCAGCTTCCCATTTCCCGGCTGCACGGAGAGGGGGCAGCCACGGAGGTCAGGTGAGGTCACTGCTCCTGTTTATCCCATATTAGCCAAGAAAAGTGCTGAAGGCGAAGGACCCCGGAGCGAGGCACCAGCGCTGAGCTGATGTCAGCCTCGGACTTGGTATCTTGGGCAGAATCCCATTCCCAGATGCATTGTTGTAAATCCAGAGGAACTTGGCCTCTGTTCAGTTGCTCTTGACTTCCAGGGGTGTGAGTGAAAGCTGAAGTGGCTGGGCATGAGAAACAGCCTCGCTTGTCTGCTTTAAATCTCAGCAAAAGCACTGGGCCAACTGCTCTTGTGCCTCCTTAGAAAGGCAGGCATGGGCAGAACCAAGCTGCTGGGAATGTTGGAATGGGTTGAATTGAATAAAgcatgggggaagaaaaagagaaggaaaaatcaaCCACATAATCCATTGTGCTCTGAGGCCAAGTCAGGATTATTCCCCATGGTATTACTGCTGCACAGGACTCATCTGGTTGCATGTTGAATGGTGGTGGggtatttttccttgttttagtGTTAAATGGGCTGGCTGGAGCAGCTAAAGGATCTGGGACGTTATTGTGGTTCCTTCTAGGGACGTGGCTGCGTGTCCTTCAGGAGGATGTCATGTTTTGGATGAGACGGCTCCGGTGACACCATGCTCTGGGGTGGTTAAGCACCAAGGAAGTTCATCCTGGGTGGAGAGGAAGGCAAATCCATTGgtctgaaaggaaagaagtgagGTGATGGGGAGGACAAATCAGGATTGTTGCTCATAAAGCAAATTACAGAGACTTGATGGCGTAATTCATGCATCTGGAAAACTGATATCAAAGGCCTGGCTGATTTgggaaggacaggcagggagaTAAGAATGATGTGCCCCCATGCTGACATCCCTAAAGAGAGGGACACAGACCTGTGCGAGGTCACCAGGCAGCAGTAATGGACACGGGGAAGACCCAAGAAGAGTATCTGGAGATCTTTGGTTTACCCGGATCCCACAAAAGCCACGGCTCAGCCAACACCTGCTTGGAAAGGAATACAGCAAGAGGGATACAGCAAAGGAATGGACCTGAGAGCATCAAATCCACCTGAGGAGCTCAGCTATGTGCCCAGACCGCGGTAGAAGGATGACAGATGGATCTGGGgatctttcttcatttcatctgCATCAAGTCCAGGCCAGTTTCCACtccagaagcagaggaagagattgGAAATAAGTGGGATTATCAGGAAGACGGGATGAAATCCTTATGGGTGGTCTGCAGACCAAGGTGGAGGATCCTTCAAGGTGTGGAGGGAGcccagaggagagcagggagacaACCTATAGGAAGGTCTGGATAAGCCTTCAATGGATGAGTTATCCACACGGGAAAGGAGCAAACAGCTCCCGGTCCCCACTGGGAGCCGCACGCCGCTAAGCCCCGCCCTTAATTTGCACAGACCACGCCCACTTCTCTCAAACCACGCCTCTATTCCGCCTACAAGCCGCACCCCTTGCTCCCCGCAAGCCACGCCCCCTTCCCTTTAAGCCACGCCCACATCCCCTCCGCCCCTCCCCGCGGCCGCTCtcgtccccccccccgccgcctccGCGCTGTCGCGACATCTCGTGGCGGAAGCGGAAGCGGAAGCGGTGGGTGCGGGTGCGCCATGCTGCAgcggctgctcctgctgctcctgctgctccgcGCCGTGTCCCGCGTCGACAGTGAGcgggggggcgggagggggtgcggggggcaccggggctggggggggggggacaccggggcgggagcgggcggcggggccggggagCGGCGATCCCGGTGACCGTGAGCTCTGTTCCTGCAGCGGAGGGGCAGCAGCAAGACGAGTCCAGCAAAAGTGATGCAGGCACCGGCGGAGCGGGCCAGGCTGGAGCGAGCGGCGTGCAGGACACCGCCGGCGGGGAGCATACGAATGTGTCCAGCGGGACCGCAGAGCAGCACCCCGGGGCGGATCACACGCAGGGCGGATCACAGACGAGCAATGGAGGGGTGACACAGGAGGACGCGGGAGCGCCCGGCACTGGTGATGGTACAGGGAATAGTGATGGTGGCCAGgatgggcagagcagcagcacaagtaCCCAGGGCAACACACAGGGCAATGGTGCGGGTGACAATGGCCagaagcagggcagcagcaacCAGACCCAGAGCACCAGTAGCACGGACAAAGGCAACAAggacagcagcacccagggtGGCGGCAGCGGTGGTAAAAACCAGAGCAACAACCCCCAAAATAACGGCAAGGATGGGGCTGacagccagcccagcagcactgacaaCACTGGGAGCACAGCTGAGAACGGGGGCACTGGCACTGAGAACCAGAGCAAGAACAGCGACAGTAAGAACAGGAATGAGGTCACTAACCAGGAGACCAAAGCCAAGAATACGGGGAGCAATGATGAGGGCCAGGGCAAGGACGGGGAGACTAGCAGTGAGAAACAGGACAAGAACCAGGGCAGCACCACCAAGAAGCAGGGTAGCAAGA from Strigops habroptila isolate Jane chromosome 21, bStrHab1.2.pri, whole genome shotgun sequence includes these protein-coding regions:
- the TGOLN2 gene encoding trans-Golgi network integral membrane protein 2 → MLQRLLLLLLLLRAVSRVDTEGQQQDESSKSDAGTGGAGQAGASGVQDTAGGEHTNVSSGTAEQHPGADHTQGGSQTSNGGVTQEDAGAPGTGDGTGNSDGGQDGQSSSTSTQGNTQGNGAGDNGQKQGSSNQTQSTSSTDKGNKDSSTQGGGSGGKNQSNNPQNNGKDGADSQPSSTDNTGSTAENGGTGTENQSKNSDSKNRNEVTNQETKAKNTGSNDEGQGKDGETSSEKQDKNQGSTTKKQGSKNGSSDKSQANNEETEKEKNEDENQASNQDRNSGNQANNADTNTENKDDDDKNQDDNQEGNDGNQESNTGNQESNTGNQGNDGDSSRDKNVPPQSTSSAGEDDTFLENEEGPREEEEGAKGSSDASSFAKEGGKSLPSPRDQSESSHFFAYLVTTAIIVAALYVAYHNKRKIIAFALEGKRSKSGRRPKSGDYQRLDQKI